Below is a genomic region from Ketogulonicigenium vulgare WSH-001.
CACAAGGCCTGCTTGCAGGAAATATGCCATAACCGCATCGCGCAATGCCCCCGCGATATGGGCGGGCGCAAGGATGATGTCCTGATCTTGCAGGTCATGGGCGCAGGCATCGGCGCGGTCCGCCAAAGGGTGGTCCTTGGGCACAATCAGTTGCAACACATCCGACAGCAGTGGCAGGCGCGTGAGGCCTGTCACATTCGGGCTGGCAAAGGTCAGGCCCGCATCAATCTCGCCTTGCAGCACATGGCTGGCGATATCGGCGGGGATGATCTCGCGCAGGGTGATCCGCACATCGGGATGGGCGGCGCGGTACTGGCGTACCAGATCGGGCAGGATGCTGTCAGCGGCATGCATCATGAAGCCCAGGCGCAGCTCGCCCTTTTGTCCCGCCGCGATCAACCGCGCGTCGCGGCCCGCCTTGTCCAGATCGGCCAGAATGCGGCGCGCGTCTTGCAGG
It encodes:
- a CDS encoding LysR family transcriptional regulator, which produces MDSRHLHYFIALAETLHFGHAAARMNMTQPPFSRQIAQLEASLGAQLVARNSRHVRLTAAGVHFLQDARRILADLDKAGRDARLIAAGQKGELRLGFMMHAADSILPDLVRQYRAAHPDVRITLREIIPADIASHVLQGEIDAGLTFASPNVTGLTRLPLLSDVLQLIVPKDHPLADRADACAHDLQDQDIILAPAHIAGALRDAVMAYFLQAGLVPRIGLEPGLQHSIVQLVAAGLGVALVPASVSRTARPDIATIPLIAPPRLDIVLLTALRNTNPAVAGLESIAVTMR